A region of bacterium DNA encodes the following proteins:
- the dnaB gene encoding replicative DNA helicase: protein MSYPAAKTVENTVGMRVPPQSLDMERAILGALLLDGSAFARIGDLIEETSFYRPANAIIFGAMRALDRHHEPIDLVTVTEELKRQGRLEEVGGPVALTELADAVPSAANVEHYANIVHEKAMLRRMIGLGNEVTAECYEPAARADEVFDDLQKRLVDLVGERRGRIALRLDSVAHDTVEYITQLKASGEYLAGVSSGFHELDDLTTGFKRGELIIIAARPSMGKTSLAMNIARHAAQKPDCPVAVFSLEMDARQLMMRLLSAEAHIGLRRLNSTARMTDDEYGRLVQGAGRLADLSIYLDDSGLGIEALRARARQLWIEHKIGLIIVDYLQLIQPPKMAENLQQWVAFVSASLKALAKELRVPIICLSQLSRAPETRGGDRKPMLSDLRDSGAIEQDADVVMFVYRPEVYKDFLKSKKYEVAGRQFDLEGLAEIIVAKNRNGPVGSVPLSFVGKYTMFAPLTTEAPPAESAGEVYEAEAGEDEEPF, encoded by the coding sequence ATGAGTTACCCCGCCGCCAAGACCGTCGAAAACACCGTCGGAATGCGCGTTCCTCCGCAATCGCTGGACATGGAGCGGGCGATTCTCGGCGCGCTGCTGCTCGACGGGAGCGCCTTCGCTCGGATTGGGGATCTCATCGAGGAAACTTCTTTCTACCGACCGGCCAACGCGATTATTTTCGGAGCAATGCGCGCGCTCGACCGTCACCATGAACCGATTGATCTGGTGACCGTTACCGAAGAACTCAAGCGGCAGGGCCGACTCGAAGAGGTGGGAGGACCCGTCGCTCTCACCGAACTCGCCGATGCCGTGCCGTCGGCCGCCAACGTCGAGCACTATGCCAATATCGTCCACGAGAAGGCGATGCTCCGGCGCATGATCGGACTGGGCAACGAGGTGACCGCCGAGTGCTACGAGCCGGCGGCTCGCGCCGACGAAGTCTTCGATGACCTGCAGAAGCGGCTCGTGGATTTGGTTGGCGAACGTCGCGGTCGTATCGCCCTGCGGCTGGACTCAGTGGCTCATGACACCGTCGAGTACATCACTCAACTCAAAGCCAGCGGGGAATATTTGGCCGGAGTGAGCTCGGGTTTCCACGAGCTTGACGATCTTACGACCGGATTCAAACGAGGCGAACTGATCATCATTGCGGCTCGTCCTTCGATGGGAAAAACCTCGCTGGCGATGAACATTGCCCGCCATGCCGCCCAGAAACCCGATTGTCCGGTGGCGGTTTTTTCCCTCGAAATGGATGCGCGGCAGCTCATGATGCGCCTGTTGTCCGCCGAAGCGCATATCGGTCTCCGCCGCCTGAATTCCACCGCCCGAATGACCGATGACGAATACGGCCGGCTGGTGCAAGGTGCCGGTCGCCTGGCGGATCTTTCCATCTATCTCGATGATAGCGGCCTGGGGATCGAGGCGCTTCGCGCCCGCGCCCGGCAGCTCTGGATCGAGCACAAGATCGGTCTCATCATCGTGGACTATCTTCAGCTCATCCAGCCGCCCAAGATGGCTGAGAATCTGCAACAGTGGGTGGCCTTCGTATCGGCGTCGCTCAAGGCGCTGGCCAAAGAACTCCGCGTGCCGATCATCTGTCTGTCTCAGCTCTCGCGGGCGCCGGAGACCCGCGGCGGAGATCGCAAGCCGATGCTCTCCGATCTCCGCGACTCGGGAGCCATCGAGCAGGACGCCGACGTGGTGATGTTCGTTTATCGTCCCGAAGTTTACAAGGATTTCCTTAAAAGCAAGAAGTACGAAGTTGCCGGCCGCCAATTCGATTTGGAAGGTCTCGCGGAAATCATCGTCGCCAAGAATCGTAACGGTCCCGTGGGCAGTGTGCCGTTGAGTTTCGTCGGCAAATATACCATGTTCGCGCCGCTCACCACCGAAGCTCCGCCGGCTGAATCCGCAGGCGAAGTCTACGAGGCCGAAGCGGGCGAAGACGAGGAGCCGTTCTGA
- a CDS encoding uracil-DNA glycosylase, whose product MFCLTFAGRAFRRGRNGAITNVSLREARDLTRNYFRNLELFEDSLLLPPSERLAPERTVLPGAADPLPPDLDSFHQAIHDCTRCPLGHTRTKFVFGVGNPRAPIVFVGEAPGRDEDLQGIPFVGRAGQLLDQMLADVGLDRRHVYICNVLKCRPPGNRDPEPLEIETCRPYLMTQISIIAPCILVCLGRHAATVLLGIEAPMKDLRGRVIPWQGMKVLVTYHPAYYLRNMSQRRFGDQDFQLMRKMYDEMIA is encoded by the coding sequence GTGTTTTGCCTGACGTTCGCCGGGCGTGCGTTCCGGCGCGGACGAAACGGAGCGATTACGAACGTGAGTCTCCGGGAAGCCCGAGATCTGACGCGGAACTACTTCCGCAATCTGGAACTGTTCGAGGACAGCCTGTTGTTGCCGCCTTCCGAGCGGCTCGCTCCCGAACGAACGGTTCTTCCCGGTGCGGCGGATCCGTTGCCGCCGGATCTCGATTCATTCCATCAGGCGATTCACGACTGCACGCGCTGTCCGCTTGGGCATACCCGCACCAAGTTCGTGTTCGGAGTCGGCAACCCGCGCGCGCCGATTGTATTCGTCGGTGAAGCGCCGGGACGCGATGAAGACTTGCAGGGGATTCCGTTCGTGGGTCGCGCCGGACAGCTTCTCGATCAGATGCTGGCCGACGTCGGGCTGGATCGCCGCCACGTGTACATCTGCAACGTGCTCAAGTGCCGGCCGCCGGGCAACCGCGATCCGGAACCGCTCGAAATCGAGACCTGCCGGCCCTATCTGATGACGCAGATCTCGATCATCGCGCCGTGCATTCTGGTTTGTCTGGGACGGCATGCCGCGACGGTGCTGCTCGGCATCGAAGCGCCCATGAAAGACCTTCGCGGCCGCGTAATTCCCTGGCAGGGAATGAAGGTGTTGGTCACCTACCATCCCGCCTATTATCTGCGCAACATGAGTCAGCGTCGCTTCGGCGATCAGGACTTCCAGCTTATGCGCAAGATGTACGACGAAATGATTGCCTAA
- the coaBC gene encoding bifunctional phosphopantothenoylcysteine decarboxylase/phosphopantothenate--cysteine ligase CoaBC, whose translation MRNNPPRPPDGKPAQELNGRKILLGVCGGIAAYKAVELCRLFVKAGARVQVVMTRAGTKFIAPLTFEAITGRHVFVEMFPEPGEFSPWHTELASWPDLAVIAPATANHMARLAAGLADDLLSTIMLTLDRPRVLCPAMNYRMWQNPATQNNLSILRTRGYRFIMPDEGQMARPGEGEGIGRLAEPEAIYSDIRHLLSTPQDLRGVRVLVTAGRTEESWDPVRVLTNRATGRMGFALAEEARERGADVVLVHGPTDVIPPAGVRIRRVTTAAEMAQAVKQEFAPSRIVLMAAAVADYTFAKTVEHKLKKGQPDAEVHLIATEDILRNLSEKKGDRVVVGFALETENLLENALRKLRDKHLDIVVANNPLTAGSGFAGETNQVLLIHRNGQVTELPLQSKREVARVILDAVIRIYRHPEPEIEPEPEPLEEVPEEIEESEVETESAPPPVVSTPSVSGNGRTGRSPRRRGRGRKKEPSKAAQPEPDSTEVAEEPVAQPIVVEAAAEPPKKAAKTRRGGRRAAKARAKKAGSQAELGVVEQVSSAEKAEPTQPAATFEKKKPTRRKRGAGKSRQESATRTATSSGQSASSKKKKPE comes from the coding sequence ATGAGGAATAATCCACCTCGTCCCCCCGACGGCAAGCCGGCTCAAGAACTCAACGGTCGGAAAATTCTCTTGGGGGTGTGCGGAGGCATCGCGGCTTATAAAGCCGTCGAACTCTGTCGGCTCTTTGTCAAGGCGGGTGCGCGCGTGCAAGTCGTAATGACGCGCGCCGGTACGAAGTTCATCGCGCCGCTCACGTTCGAGGCCATTACCGGACGTCACGTTTTCGTGGAGATGTTTCCCGAGCCCGGCGAGTTTTCGCCGTGGCATACGGAACTGGCCAGTTGGCCCGATTTGGCCGTGATCGCTCCGGCGACGGCCAATCATATGGCGCGACTTGCCGCCGGTCTGGCCGACGATTTGCTCTCGACGATCATGCTCACGCTCGACCGGCCGCGGGTGCTCTGCCCGGCGATGAACTATCGCATGTGGCAGAACCCGGCCACGCAGAATAATCTTTCCATTCTGCGGACGCGCGGCTATCGGTTCATCATGCCCGACGAGGGGCAGATGGCTCGCCCCGGCGAGGGAGAAGGCATCGGCCGGCTCGCCGAGCCGGAAGCGATCTATAGCGATATCCGCCACCTTCTTTCCACTCCCCAGGACTTGCGCGGTGTGCGGGTACTCGTCACCGCCGGACGGACCGAAGAATCCTGGGATCCGGTGCGCGTGTTGACCAATCGCGCCACCGGACGCATGGGCTTTGCGCTGGCCGAAGAGGCTCGGGAACGCGGCGCCGACGTGGTGCTGGTGCACGGTCCCACCGACGTGATTCCGCCCGCCGGTGTGCGCATTCGGCGCGTGACCACCGCCGCCGAGATGGCGCAAGCCGTCAAGCAGGAGTTTGCGCCGTCGCGCATCGTGCTCATGGCGGCCGCCGTCGCCGACTATACGTTTGCCAAGACCGTCGAGCATAAGCTCAAGAAAGGTCAGCCCGACGCCGAAGTCCACTTGATCGCCACCGAGGATATTCTGCGGAACCTGAGCGAGAAAAAAGGCGACCGCGTCGTCGTAGGCTTCGCTCTCGAAACCGAGAATCTGCTCGAGAACGCGCTGCGCAAACTTCGCGATAAGCATCTCGATATCGTGGTGGCCAACAATCCGCTCACGGCCGGCAGCGGTTTCGCGGGGGAAACCAATCAGGTGCTCTTGATTCATCGCAACGGTCAGGTCACCGAGTTGCCGCTGCAATCCAAACGTGAAGTCGCGCGGGTCATCCTCGACGCGGTCATTCGGATCTATCGGCATCCGGAACCGGAGATCGAGCCGGAGCCGGAACCTCTCGAAGAAGTGCCGGAAGAAATCGAAGAATCCGAAGTCGAGACGGAATCCGCGCCTCCCCCGGTTGTGAGTACTCCAAGCGTATCCGGCAATGGAAGAACCGGACGCTCGCCTCGCCGCCGCGGTCGCGGTCGGAAGAAGGAACCGTCGAAAGCTGCACAGCCGGAACCGGATTCCACCGAGGTGGCTGAGGAACCCGTTGCTCAGCCGATCGTGGTTGAAGCGGCTGCTGAACCGCCGAAAAAGGCGGCGAAAACCCGACGCGGGGGAAGACGAGCCGCCAAGGCGCGCGCGAAAAAAGCCGGATCACAGGCGGAACTTGGCGTTGTTGAGCAGGTCTCATCGGCGGAAAAGGCCGAGCCGACCCAACCGGCCGCAACATTCGAAAAAAAGAAGCCGACCCGCCGGAAACGCGGCGCCGGAAAATCGCGGCAGGAATCCGCGACGAGAACGGCAACTTCATCCGGCCAGAGCGCTTCGTCGAAAAAGAAAAAACCGGAGTAG
- a CDS encoding DNA-directed RNA polymerase subunit omega, protein MRAEEYFPEHFLGRGFNIYEVVLIIAQRARQVGEIQKRQIDRHLGQTEMLEQAAARARAEESDDVYEPEPIDRPVPKFDKPVILAMEEMRQGNTKFEYEE, encoded by the coding sequence ATGAGAGCTGAAGAGTACTTCCCCGAACACTTCCTGGGCAGGGGATTCAACATCTATGAGGTCGTTCTTATCATCGCTCAACGGGCTCGCCAGGTCGGCGAGATCCAAAAGCGGCAGATAGATCGCCATCTCGGTCAGACCGAGATGCTCGAGCAGGCCGCGGCTCGCGCCCGCGCCGAAGAATCCGACGACGTTTACGAGCCCGAACCCATTGACCGTCCCGTTCCCAAATTCGACAAACCGGTCATCCTGGCGATGGAGGAAATGAGACAGGGAAACACCAAGTTTGAATATGAGGAATAA
- the gmk gene encoding guanylate kinase, with protein sequence MLSSRGRLIVVASPAGGGKSTIIRRLRENHPDWGFSISATTRPPRPGEQDGREYHFLSREEFLRRVRTAEFLEHEEVHGELYGTLIAPTRERLERGETMIFDLDVKGALSVKAEFPEAFSIFLLPPSREVLRWRLQNRGTESPELVERRLARADMELGLTDKFDIRIINDDLNTAVSETEAAIAARFAEIRS encoded by the coding sequence ATATTGAGTAGCCGCGGCCGCCTGATCGTCGTCGCCTCGCCCGCCGGCGGCGGCAAGAGCACGATCATCCGCCGTCTTCGCGAGAATCATCCCGACTGGGGCTTTTCGATCAGCGCCACCACCCGCCCGCCGCGTCCCGGCGAACAGGATGGCCGCGAATACCATTTCCTGTCGCGCGAGGAATTTCTGCGTCGCGTCCGCACCGCTGAGTTCCTCGAGCACGAAGAGGTTCACGGCGAACTTTACGGCACGCTGATCGCTCCCACCCGCGAGCGTCTTGAACGGGGCGAGACGATGATCTTCGATCTCGACGTGAAGGGCGCGCTGAGCGTGAAAGCCGAGTTCCCGGAAGCGTTTTCGATCTTTCTGCTGCCGCCCTCACGCGAGGTGCTGCGGTGGCGATTGCAGAATCGCGGAACCGAATCGCCTGAACTGGTTGAGCGCCGCCTCGCCCGCGCCGATATGGAGCTGGGTCTGACGGACAAGTTCGATATTCGAATCATTAACGACGATCTGAACACCGCCGTTTCCGAGACGGAAGCCGCCATCGCGGCGCGTTTCGCGGAAATCCGTTCGTAA
- a CDS encoding YicC family protein, whose translation MIYSMTGYGRGEVSAQGVRIAAEVRTLNSRYFDFSLRAPRSLQNFESELRELCRTHIQRGKLTLSLSEMRGTDAPAVARIDEAAAKRLASELTDLAKSLGLNGGVTLDHLLHFPELLAQPEDPEISELLLRLSREAATAALDDLRRMRQQEGRVLAADMNERLTVIENALEEIVQLGEVVPARALEKLRERVKRLTLPQAYDEYRLEMELAVLADRMDITEECVRLRGHIDAFRRTLEAPDGTAGKRLEFLLQEMHREANTVGSKTASLEISHHGVRIREEIERLREQVQNIE comes from the coding sequence ATGATCTATTCCATGACCGGCTACGGACGCGGCGAGGTTTCCGCGCAGGGCGTCCGTATTGCGGCCGAGGTTCGCACCCTCAACAGCCGCTATTTCGATTTCAGTCTTCGCGCTCCGCGCAGCCTTCAGAACTTTGAAAGTGAACTGCGCGAACTCTGTCGCACCCACATTCAGCGCGGGAAACTCACGTTGTCGTTGTCTGAAATGCGGGGAACGGATGCACCCGCCGTGGCGCGCATTGACGAAGCCGCGGCCAAACGGTTGGCCTCCGAACTGACGGACCTTGCCAAGAGTTTGGGCTTGAACGGGGGAGTGACGCTCGATCACCTGCTGCATTTTCCCGAGCTGCTGGCTCAGCCCGAAGATCCCGAGATCAGCGAACTCTTGCTGAGACTATCGCGCGAGGCCGCCACGGCCGCGCTCGATGATCTTCGCCGCATGCGCCAGCAAGAGGGCCGCGTTCTCGCCGCCGACATGAACGAGCGCTTGACCGTCATCGAGAACGCCCTCGAAGAGATCGTGCAGCTTGGTGAAGTGGTTCCTGCGCGAGCGCTCGAGAAGCTCCGCGAGCGCGTAAAGCGGCTCACGCTTCCGCAAGCCTACGACGAATATCGTCTGGAAATGGAACTGGCGGTGCTGGCCGACCGCATGGACATCACCGAGGAGTGCGTTCGTCTCCGCGGCCACATTGATGCGTTCCGCCGGACGCTCGAAGCTCCCGACGGGACCGCCGGGAAACGCCTCGAATTCCTGCTTCAGGAAATGCACCGCGAAGCGAACACCGTCGGCTCGAAAACGGCCAGCCTCGAGATCTCACATCACGGCGTCCGTATCCGCGAGGAAATCGAACGCCTGCGCGAGCAGGTGCAGAATATTGAGTAG
- a CDS encoding PorV/PorQ family protein: MTIVRFAYITLAVIMFCWPFSHASAQLVIGRYAGEFLSLGAGARALAMGGASVASPTPSSAGYYNPSGLVGIERRHVEFMHASQFDNLYTYDYLSFAQPMEGGLAGALTVLYTRVGDIPITRLADPSAPLSDANRVIVEKKTGDHELALMAAAARQLSGGWRVGANAKLLFKTVADESAYGLGLDLGIGRSLGKRFEVGLAARDLTTSILAWSTGRTEAILPSFVVGGAWSCALSSLNADVTIAADVDAHFESRGEAESVEAGPLSAEPRVGLEYLIARTVALRGGMNGDSPAFGAGLNFAWIHVNAAFQDHEDLGFTHRVSLGVTW, from the coding sequence GTGACCATCGTCCGGTTCGCCTATATCACGCTCGCGGTCATCATGTTCTGCTGGCCGTTTTCACACGCGTCCGCTCAGCTTGTGATTGGTCGGTATGCTGGAGAATTTCTGTCTCTCGGAGCGGGGGCGCGCGCCCTCGCGATGGGGGGGGCGTCCGTTGCCAGCCCGACGCCGTCCAGCGCGGGCTATTACAATCCGTCGGGACTGGTGGGAATCGAGCGGCGGCACGTGGAATTCATGCACGCCTCGCAGTTCGATAATCTCTACACTTACGACTACCTGTCATTCGCGCAGCCGATGGAAGGGGGTCTGGCGGGAGCGCTCACCGTGCTCTATACGCGCGTCGGCGATATTCCCATCACCCGGCTCGCTGATCCGTCGGCGCCGCTCAGCGACGCCAACCGGGTGATCGTCGAGAAAAAGACCGGTGATCACGAGCTGGCTCTCATGGCCGCCGCCGCCCGGCAGCTTTCCGGCGGATGGCGAGTTGGTGCGAACGCGAAGCTGCTCTTCAAGACCGTAGCCGACGAGTCGGCCTATGGCCTGGGTCTCGATCTCGGAATCGGTCGCTCGCTCGGCAAGCGATTCGAAGTCGGACTCGCCGCCCGCGATTTGACCACCAGCATTCTGGCGTGGAGTACCGGCCGCACGGAGGCGATTCTGCCTTCGTTCGTGGTCGGCGGTGCGTGGTCGTGCGCGCTTTCTTCACTCAACGCGGACGTCACGATTGCCGCCGACGTGGACGCGCATTTCGAGTCGCGCGGCGAAGCGGAATCGGTGGAAGCGGGACCACTTTCCGCCGAGCCGCGGGTCGGACTCGAATATCTGATCGCCAGGACCGTCGCGCTCCGCGGCGGGATGAACGGAGACAGTCCCGCCTTCGGAGCCGGACTGAATTTCGCATGGATTCACGTCAACGCGGCCTTTCAGGATCACGAGGACCTTGGTTTCACGCACCGCGTCTCGCTGGGCGTGACATGGTAG